The genomic window TCATTGGCCAGTGGGGAATATTCAATATCCCCGCGTTGATTATCCGTTGCAATAGTTGGAATCGCCGGTGCTGGAAATACAGGTGGCTGGTTTCTGTGGTTCCCGCGTTTTTTGAAAAGAGGATCGTTAAACCATTTGATCTTTTTACATTTGATCGGTGGTGTATTCTCGAACAGAATAATCTCTTGGTCGTCCCCTAATTGCATGACTTCTTGAGGAAGAAGCAATGCCCGGCCATGTTCATTAAGATTTTCGGAGCGTGATGTTTTACCAAAAATATCATTAGGACGTGATTTTCCCTTTGAGCGGTTATAAGTGGTTGTTGTACCCAGTGTGTCTGAAATTTCTTTAGCCACTTTAATATTTTGGGGGGTAAAGATAATTTTCAGGGCATGATTGTCAATAAATGTTTCGGCGGTGTCATGGCCATAAATGTCTCTGATTTGCGCCGGGGATTGAATAATGGGTAGTAGCCGCAAACCATAACCTGCAATGTACGCAATGCCTTTTGTGAGGATTGGTATTTTGCCGATTGCTGTAAATTCATCCATCAAAAGCAGGCATTGATATTTTAATGTGCTATTTTGTTCGGGTAGTTCTCTGGTATTCAGATCGATCAACTGTTGAAAAAACAGGTTTATCAAAGGGGCCAGTCTATCCAGATCATCCGGGGAAATGCCAATATAAATCGACATTCGTTTTTTTCGCAGTTCCCGAAGGTCAAAATCATTACCGGCAGTAGCCGCATCGATGACCGGGTTATAAAATAACTCCAGACTAGATAAAAAACCTTTTCTTACTGATCCCCGTGTTTTTTCTGGAGTATCCAAGTATTCTTTTAATGATAAGTAACACTGTTCAGATAAAGGATTGTCTGATTTTTGCTTTTCATCAATTATCTTGGCCAGCCGGTCGTCGCCCATTGTTAATTGTCTGAGTGCCTCACCCATTGTCACAGGCAAACCCGACTCAATCAGATAGAGAATTAAACCTAACCATAACGACCTCGATGACGCTTGCCAGATAGGGGCTTCATGTGGGTTGGTTGGAAACAGCATTTGGCCAATTTTCTGAATATCATTGATCCTGAATGCCGGATCATTACTGATATAGAATAACGGGTTCCAGCGATGGGTTTTGTAGTCACGCGGCGCAAAATTCAATAAATAACATTGCTGGCCATGTTTTTTTCTGAATCCAGCGGTGATATTCCAGTTTTCCTGTTTAATATCCAGAACAACTAGCGAATCATGCCATGATAGACAATTTGGAATAACCGTTGAAATACCTTTGCCGCTCCGTGTGGGTGCGGCTAAAAGGACGTGTAAACTTTCAGGTAAAATAAGATACTTTTCGACAAGTCCCCAAAAACTGGTGAACTTGCCAACAATGATTCCCGTTTCGGAAAATAACCCGGCTTTTCTTATCTCACTAGCATTCGCCCATCGAGCCTCACCGAACAGTTTTTGATTGTCCCTGACAGCATAATATATCAAGATAAAAGGGCTACTGATAGCAATTAACCCGCCAAAGAATGCCGTACTTATGAGTTCTTTGGTGTTTTTGTCGTCACCATAGAATTTCCAGTAATCATAAATAACACTTGCTTGGGTGGTGTTGGTATCAAGATGGGCCAGATAGAGAAAAATAAAACTGCTTATCCATAGAAAGCTGTAAATGATTCCTCCGGCCAACGTCAGAATAAGTGATAGTTTAAATGCCTTATACATTTATTTTTCTTTTTGGGTCAAAGTAAATTTCTTTGATATATCGCCGTCCGTTTTCACAAGAAATCTGGACGATAATATCAACACACAAATAAAGCAGTTGCTTAATATCTTCACGGCTCAATGTATTACCGGCTTCTGATTCTTTAATGAATAGAACCAGTTGCTCGAATGCGAGTTCTGCGCTCGATGCGTGAAGCGATGTAATTGAACCTGGATGGCCACTATTGACATTACGCAAGTAATAAAACGCTTCGTCGCCTCGTATCAATTCGGCAACAAATATTCTATCCGGCTTCATTCGCAAACTACTTTCTAGTAATTGCTGTTGTGTCGCTGGGGACACGCCTTGTTTATTTGCCGAATAAAAAAGGCTTACACTGTTCGGGTGGGTTTTATACAGCTTTAGTTCGTCCACGTTTTCAATACTGATGAAACGTTCTTCTTTGGGTACTTCGTTAATCAATGTTCGGCTAAAAGTTGTTTTGCCTGATCCGGTGGCCCCTGAAATGATGATGTTTTTTTTTGATTTTACGGCCAGCCTGAAAAATTCCTCATAGTTTTTTTCACGCCTTAAATCCAAAAGTTTCTCATCATCAATAGAAATGCCTCTGCGATCAATGATGCAATGATCGAAGAAACCCTGTTTTCTGTAATCATCCAGTGTAAATGTTACGTCCGAGGGTTTCCGTATGGTCATGCTGATATGATTTGGCAACGTCACAGGCGGTATTACAATCTGAATCCGCTCACCATGTGGCAATGTGCCTGCAATGATTGGATGACGCTCATCAAGGCTTTGTTTTGTGTATGTTGCTGTCAGCTTTGCAATGTCCATGCACTTATTGAAGTTCAGATCAGGAACATGATGATATTTCCAACCATTACGGCTTTCGGTTATAACTTCATGCGGTTTATTGATAACAATTTCCGTGTTTTCTTTATCCGATAAAAAATGGTCGAGAATTTTTAAATTCTCAACCAAGGACACAGGTTGCCTTTCAACAAGTTTAATCGGTTGTTTGGAGTGCATATACGCCTCTAAAGTCTAAGTCTCTCGCAACAAAAATACTGATGTGTTCGCCTTGGTGTTTAATCAAGGTCGGTGGAATGTTAATTGAATTTTTAAGGGCTATAGTCGCTGTATTTTCGACTTGATCGCCCCCGCCTACACTAACATTTCCATTGCTGGCCGCTTGGTTGCGAATGTAATCCCCGGCAATATCCAGCATTGTCAGCATAATGGCACTGCCGAACCGCTCCCAAAAGTGGTAATCGATGTATCCGTCATGGCCAGATCGACCTAATGGCCCGGTTCCCGGAGAATCAATATTGATAATTACGCCGGTGGGTGTCTCGATGCGCGACCATAGGACGAAAATTCTGGCAATGCCACGTTTAATGCCAGACTTATATTCACCGACAACTTTTGAGCCTTTTTCAAGCAATAGCACTTTGCCGCTGGTACTATAAACATCTCTTGTCAGTCGGCAACTTGTCATGCCTGCCAGATCAGAGCTAATAGCTGTTTCTAAGGCGCAATCGAGAAATGCGCCTTTAGTGATGAACATATTTCTATCGACCAATAAACTGGCTCTAGCCCCTTCCAGCCTAGTTGCTGTTAGCGCGGCTTCCATACCGTCCGCTTGGTCGCTATCTTCGAGTTCCGGTGATTGGCCGGATAACATTCTGGCTTGTTCGTATGCTGATTTTATATCGTATGATTGTTGACTATTTGCGTTACCGTTACTATTTCCATTTATGTTGCCAGTATTGGTAGCAAGGACAAATAGGCCGCCAAGCCTTTTCCTTTCATCTGGCGTAAGTTCTCTTTTTCCATTGTTTACCATTCGCGGTGGTGGTGGCGGTGCAACCCGTGTTGTAATCATCGGCGGCGGTGGTGCCTGTTTAGGCGGCTTGGGTGGCGGAGGCGGCGGAGGCGGTGCCGAACCAATTAAATTTCTAACATCTTTATTGGGTGTTGCATAATCACTTTTCGGTTTTTCTTTGTCATCAAAACCGCCATTTACAAAGATTAGCGCGATTATTGCAAACAGCCCCAAAAGGGTAGGAACAATGATATTCATGATTCCTTTACCGCCTGACTTTGTAACAGCAGGCATACCCCTTTCAACGTCTGAATTTAGTAAATCATTATCTTGATTCATCGTTGCCCCTTGATAACTCGTTTAACATTTTTGATTGTTGTGCCTTTTCCAGTGGCTACTTCCCGTTTTCTTTTAAATCCTTTGTTTATGATGCAGGTAACGTGCTTTCCTTTCCTTAAAACAAAATGACTATCGATTTTATGAACGACAATGGTGTATTTGTCTTTAGGGTCAATGTGGCTGTTTACCAGGCTTTCCAGTTCCACATCATCAGGATCATCGGGGTCGTCAGGTTCTTTATCTACAACATAAATAGCGGGCATTTCCTGACTAGGCAAAAAAGTAAAATAGGTAAAACGACCATCATCATAGATTTTATCAGGCGTAATCG from sulfur-oxidizing endosymbiont of Gigantopelta aegis includes these protein-coding regions:
- a CDS encoding type IV secretory system conjugative DNA transfer family protein, whose product is MYKAFKLSLILTLAGGIIYSFLWISSFIFLYLAHLDTNTTQASVIYDYWKFYGDDKNTKELISTAFFGGLIAISSPFILIYYAVRDNQKLFGEARWANASEIRKAGLFSETGIIVGKFTSFWGLVEKYLILPESLHVLLAAPTRSGKGISTVIPNCLSWHDSLVVLDIKQENWNITAGFRKKHGQQCYLLNFAPRDYKTHRWNPLFYISNDPAFRINDIQKIGQMLFPTNPHEAPIWQASSRSLWLGLILYLIESGLPVTMGEALRQLTMGDDRLAKIIDEKQKSDNPLSEQCYLSLKEYLDTPEKTRGSVRKGFLSSLELFYNPVIDAATAGNDFDLRELRKKRMSIYIGISPDDLDRLAPLINLFFQQLIDLNTRELPEQNSTLKYQCLLLMDEFTAIGKIPILTKGIAYIAGYGLRLLPIIQSPAQIRDIYGHDTAETFIDNHALKIIFTPQNIKVAKEISDTLGTTTTYNRSKGKSRPNDIFGKTSRSENLNEHGRALLLPQEVMQLGDDQEIILFENTPPIKCKKIKWFNDPLFKKRGNHRNQPPVFPAPAIPTIATDNQRGDIEYSPLANETAKERPITAKDLENIDNLDLSDFSCDFSKIEVPEGKISDEQMEELAASFLSTLTDS
- the virB11 gene encoding P-type DNA transfer ATPase VirB11; translation: MHSKQPIKLVERQPVSLVENLKILDHFLSDKENTEIVINKPHEVITESRNGWKYHHVPDLNFNKCMDIAKLTATYTKQSLDERHPIIAGTLPHGERIQIVIPPVTLPNHISMTIRKPSDVTFTLDDYRKQGFFDHCIIDRRGISIDDEKLLDLRREKNYEEFFRLAVKSKKNIIISGATGSGKTTFSRTLINEVPKEERFISIENVDELKLYKTHPNSVSLFYSANKQGVSPATQQQLLESSLRMKPDRIFVAELIRGDEAFYYLRNVNSGHPGSITSLHASSAELAFEQLVLFIKESEAGNTLSREDIKQLLYLCVDIIVQISCENGRRYIKEIYFDPKRKINV
- the virB10 gene encoding type IV secretion system protein VirB10; the protein is MNQDNDLLNSDVERGMPAVTKSGGKGIMNIIVPTLLGLFAIIALIFVNGGFDDKEKPKSDYATPNKDVRNLIGSAPPPPPPPPKPPKQAPPPPMITTRVAPPPPPRMVNNGKRELTPDERKRLGGLFVLATNTGNINGNSNGNANSQQSYDIKSAYEQARMLSGQSPELEDSDQADGMEAALTATRLEGARASLLVDRNMFITKGAFLDCALETAISSDLAGMTSCRLTRDVYSTSGKVLLLEKGSKVVGEYKSGIKRGIARIFVLWSRIETPTGVIINIDSPGTGPLGRSGHDGYIDYHFWERFGSAIMLTMLDIAGDYIRNQAASNGNVSVGGGDQVENTATIALKNSINIPPTLIKHQGEHISIFVARDLDFRGVYALQTTD